One segment of Fusobacterium massiliense DNA contains the following:
- a CDS encoding L-threonylcarbamoyladenylate synthase, with the protein MYKKIDNIMTVKDEEWVGLSQRIKSGELIIYPTDTVYGLGAIISNEESINNIYFAKSRSFNSPLIALLSSVDKVDEVAEVSVEDRELLNKLAKAFWPGALTVILRKKDYIPEIMVSGGNTIGVRIPNLDLAIKIIDLAGGVLATTSANISGEPSPKSYEELSEAIKSKVNLLIDGGKCKLGEVSTIIDLTKKVPKILRKGAITTEEIEKIIGKVE; encoded by the coding sequence ATGTATAAAAAAATAGATAATATTATGACTGTAAAAGATGAAGAATGGGTAGGTTTATCTCAAAGAATAAAATCTGGAGAATTAATAATTTATCCAACAGATACAGTCTATGGTTTGGGTGCTATTATTTCTAATGAAGAAAGTATAAATAATATTTATTTTGCAAAGAGTAGAAGTTTTAATTCTCCTCTTATTGCACTTTTGAGTTCAGTAGATAAAGTAGATGAAGTGGCTGAAGTTTCTGTTGAAGATAGAGAGTTATTGAATAAATTAGCTAAAGCTTTTTGGCCAGGAGCATTGACAGTAATATTAAGAAAAAAAGATTATATTCCTGAAATAATGGTTTCTGGAGGAAATACAATAGGAGTTAGAATACCTAACTTGGATTTGGCTATAAAAATTATAGATTTAGCTGGCGGGGTACTAGCAACAACAAGTGCAAATATTTCTGGAGAGCCTAGCCCAAAATCTTATGAAGAACTTTCAGAAGCTATAAAATCTAAAGTTAATCTACTTATAGATGGAGGAAAATGTAAATTAGGAGAAGTGTCTACAATTATTGATTTAACAAAAAAAGTTCCTAAGATACTTAGAAAAGGTGCAATAACAACAGAAGAAATTGAGAAAATTATAGGAAAAGTGGAGTGA